A portion of the Streptomyces platensis genome contains these proteins:
- a CDS encoding phage holin family protein, whose translation MSAVHDGTDRSLGQLVATATAEMSALVHDEIALAKAEFRQDAKRAGIGSAAFMVAGALALFALPVLSFAAAYGIHNLGLGLAWSFLIVGGAFLVLAGLLALIAMAKMKKIKKPEKSINSAKETAAVLQKAKPHPRLAPVEHPVLESVTRSSV comes from the coding sequence ATGAGCGCAGTCCACGACGGCACGGACCGCAGCCTCGGACAGCTGGTGGCCACGGCCACGGCTGAGATGTCCGCGCTGGTGCACGACGAGATCGCGCTGGCCAAGGCGGAGTTCCGACAGGACGCCAAGCGCGCGGGCATCGGCAGTGCCGCGTTCATGGTGGCCGGTGCGCTGGCGCTGTTCGCGCTGCCGGTGCTGAGTTTCGCGGCGGCGTACGGCATCCACAACCTCGGCCTCGGGCTCGCCTGGTCCTTCCTGATCGTCGGGGGCGCCTTCCTGGTCCTCGCCGGGCTGCTGGCCCTCATCGCGATGGCCAAGATGAAGAAGATCAAGAAGCCGGAGAAGTCGATCAACTCGGCCAAGGAGACCGCGGCCGTACTCCAGAAGGCCAAGCCGCACCCGCGCCTGGCGCCCGTGGAGCACCCGGTGCTGGAGTCTGTGACACGCTCATCGGTATGA
- the nhaA gene encoding Na+/H+ antiporter NhaA codes for MSAPRNRRTPFLGRMSLPERNFIAEALRAETVGGILLLAAAVAALIWANTLGKSYETVRGFHLGPAALGLDLSLQHWAANGLLAIFFFVAGIELKRELVAGELRDPKAAALPVVAALCGMAMPAVVYFAVNSIGGGSLQGWAVPTATDIAFALAVLAVIGTSLPAALRAFLLTLAVVDDLFAILIIAIFFTSKINFLALGLALAGLVIFYLLLRKGVRGWYVYLPLALVIWGLMENSGVHATIAGVAMGLMLRCTRRDGETQSPGEHIEHLVRPLSAGFAVPLFALFSAGVSISGGAVHEVFTRPETLGVVLGLVVGKALGIFGGTWCTARFTRAELNPDLKWPDVFAVSSLAGIGFTVSLLIGELAFAGDLVLTDEIKASVLIGSLLAAVLAGILLKVRNTKYRKLCEDEERDEDQDGIPDIYELDRPEYHLRMAAIHEAKAAEHRRLAEVASDSHAGDDGPA; via the coding sequence ATGAGCGCCCCCCGGAACCGCCGCACCCCGTTCCTCGGACGGATGTCGCTGCCCGAGCGGAACTTCATCGCGGAGGCGCTACGCGCCGAAACCGTCGGCGGCATCCTCCTCCTCGCCGCCGCCGTAGCCGCTCTGATCTGGGCAAACACCCTCGGCAAGAGCTACGAGACGGTCCGCGGCTTCCACCTGGGACCGGCCGCGCTGGGCCTGGACCTGTCCCTCCAGCACTGGGCCGCCAACGGGCTGCTCGCGATCTTCTTCTTCGTCGCCGGTATCGAGCTCAAGCGCGAACTGGTCGCCGGCGAGCTCCGTGACCCCAAGGCCGCCGCCCTCCCCGTGGTCGCCGCGCTCTGCGGGATGGCGATGCCGGCGGTCGTCTACTTCGCGGTCAACAGCATCGGCGGCGGCTCGCTCCAGGGCTGGGCGGTCCCCACCGCCACCGACATCGCCTTCGCGCTCGCCGTACTCGCCGTGATCGGCACGTCCCTGCCCGCCGCGCTGCGCGCCTTCCTGCTCACCCTCGCGGTCGTCGACGACCTCTTCGCGATCCTGATCATCGCGATCTTCTTCACCTCGAAGATCAACTTTCTGGCGCTCGGCCTCGCCCTCGCCGGCCTGGTGATCTTCTATCTGCTGCTGCGCAAGGGTGTCCGCGGCTGGTACGTCTACCTCCCGCTCGCCCTGGTCATCTGGGGCCTGATGGAGAACAGCGGGGTGCACGCCACCATCGCCGGCGTCGCCATGGGCCTGATGCTGCGCTGCACCCGGCGCGACGGCGAGACGCAGTCCCCGGGCGAACACATCGAGCATCTGGTCCGCCCGCTCTCGGCCGGCTTCGCCGTACCGCTGTTCGCCCTGTTCTCCGCGGGCGTGTCCATATCCGGCGGTGCGGTCCACGAGGTCTTCACCCGGCCGGAGACGCTCGGGGTCGTGCTCGGCCTGGTGGTGGGCAAGGCGCTCGGCATCTTCGGCGGCACGTGGTGCACCGCCCGCTTCACCCGGGCCGAGCTCAACCCCGACCTCAAGTGGCCGGATGTCTTCGCCGTCTCCTCTCTGGCCGGCATCGGCTTCACGGTCTCCCTGCTCATCGGCGAACTCGCCTTCGCCGGAGACCTGGTGCTGACCGACGAGATCAAGGCGTCGGTGCTGATCGGCTCGCTGCTGGCGGCCGTCCTCGCCGGCATCCTCCTCAAGGTCCGCAACACCAAGTACAGGAAGCTGTGCGAGGACGAGGAGCGGGACGAGGACCAGGACGGCATCCCCGACATCTACGAACTCGACAGGCCGGAGTACCACCTGCGGATGGCGGCGATCCACGAAGCCAAGGCCGCCGAGCACCGGCGGCTTGCCGAAGTGGCCTCCGACTCGCATGCCGGAGACGATGGTCCGGCATGA
- the acs gene encoding acetate--CoA ligase: MNEHPSLSNLLKEERRFPPPADLAANANVTAAAYEQAAADRLGFWAEQAERLSWETSPTQTLDWSNAPFAKWFADGKLNVAYNCVDRHVENGLGDRVAIHFEGEPGDSRAITYAELQREVSKAAHALTELGVRSGDRVAIYLPMIPEAVIAMLACARLGAPHSVVFGGFSADALATRINDADARVVITADGGYRRGKPSALKPAVDAALTKPGTENVRSVLVVRRTGQEDVAWHEGRDVWWHEIVDRQSDQHTPEAFDAEHPLFILYTSGTTGKPKGILHTTGGYLTQVSYTHHAVFDLKPETDVFWCTADVGWVTGHSYITYGPLSNGATEVLYEGTPDSPHQGRWWEIVQKYGVTILYTAPTAIRACMKWGDDIPAKFDLSSLRVLGSVGEPINPEAWIWYRKHIGADKTPIVDTWWQTETGGMMLSPLPGVTATKPGSAQVALPGIAATVVDDDAREVPDGAGGYLVLTEPWPAMLRTIWGDDQRYLDTYWSRFEGKYFAGDGAKKDDDGDIWLLGRVDDVMLVSGHNISTTEVESALVSHPKVAEAAVVGAADPQTTQAICAFVILRGGAAEDEGLVEELRAHVAQQLGPIAKPKRILPVAELPKTRSGKIMRRLLRDVAENRDLGDVTTLTDSSVMDLIQAKLPSAASED; this comes from the coding sequence ATGAACGAGCATCCTTCCCTCTCCAACCTGCTCAAGGAGGAGCGGCGGTTCCCGCCGCCCGCCGATCTGGCCGCGAACGCCAACGTCACGGCTGCCGCGTATGAGCAGGCCGCGGCAGACCGGCTGGGCTTCTGGGCCGAGCAGGCCGAACGCCTGTCCTGGGAGACCTCGCCGACCCAGACCCTCGACTGGTCCAACGCACCCTTCGCGAAGTGGTTCGCCGACGGCAAGCTCAATGTCGCGTACAACTGCGTGGACCGGCATGTGGAGAACGGCCTGGGTGACCGGGTCGCCATCCACTTCGAGGGCGAGCCCGGCGACAGCCGCGCGATCACCTACGCCGAGCTCCAGCGGGAGGTCTCCAAGGCCGCCCATGCGCTGACCGAGCTGGGCGTGCGCAGCGGCGACCGGGTCGCCATCTATCTGCCGATGATCCCGGAGGCGGTCATCGCCATGCTGGCTTGTGCGCGGCTGGGTGCCCCGCACTCGGTCGTCTTCGGCGGCTTCTCCGCGGACGCCCTGGCGACCCGTATCAACGACGCGGACGCCCGCGTGGTGATCACCGCCGACGGCGGTTACCGCCGCGGCAAGCCGTCCGCCCTCAAGCCCGCCGTCGACGCCGCACTGACCAAGCCCGGCACGGAGAACGTCCGCAGCGTCCTCGTCGTACGCCGCACCGGCCAGGAGGACGTCGCCTGGCACGAGGGCCGCGACGTGTGGTGGCACGAGATCGTCGACCGGCAGAGCGACCAGCACACGCCCGAGGCCTTCGACGCCGAGCACCCGCTGTTCATCCTCTACACCTCCGGCACGACGGGTAAGCCCAAGGGCATCCTGCACACCACCGGCGGCTACCTCACCCAGGTGTCGTACACCCACCACGCCGTCTTCGACCTCAAGCCGGAGACCGACGTCTTCTGGTGCACCGCCGACGTCGGCTGGGTGACCGGCCACTCGTACATCACCTACGGCCCGCTCTCCAACGGCGCGACCGAGGTGCTCTACGAGGGCACGCCCGACTCCCCGCACCAGGGCCGCTGGTGGGAGATCGTGCAGAAGTACGGCGTGACGATCCTCTACACCGCGCCGACCGCGATCCGCGCCTGCATGAAGTGGGGCGACGACATCCCGGCGAAGTTCGATCTGTCGTCGCTGCGCGTCCTCGGGTCGGTGGGCGAGCCCATCAACCCCGAGGCGTGGATCTGGTACCGCAAGCACATCGGGGCCGACAAGACACCGATCGTCGACACCTGGTGGCAGACCGAGACCGGCGGGATGATGCTGAGCCCGCTGCCGGGCGTCACGGCGACCAAGCCCGGTTCGGCCCAGGTGGCGCTGCCCGGTATCGCCGCGACGGTCGTGGACGACGACGCGCGTGAGGTCCCCGACGGCGCCGGCGGCTACCTCGTCCTGACTGAGCCCTGGCCGGCCATGCTCCGCACGATCTGGGGCGACGACCAGCGCTATCTCGACACGTACTGGTCGCGCTTCGAGGGCAAGTACTTCGCCGGTGACGGTGCCAAGAAGGACGACGACGGCGACATCTGGCTGCTCGGCCGGGTGGACGACGTGATGCTGGTGTCCGGCCACAACATCTCCACCACCGAGGTCGAGTCGGCGCTGGTGTCGCATCCGAAGGTGGCCGAGGCCGCGGTCGTCGGCGCCGCCGACCCGCAGACCACCCAGGCCATCTGCGCCTTTGTCATCCTGCGCGGCGGTGCGGCGGAGGACGAGGGCCTGGTCGAGGAGCTGCGCGCCCATGTCGCCCAGCAGCTCGGCCCGATCGCCAAGCCCAAGCGGATCCTGCCGGTCGCGGAGCTGCCCAAGACCCGGTCCGGCAAGATCATGCGGCGGCTGCTGCGCGATGTCGCCGAGAACCGCGACCTCGGTGATGTCACCACCCTCACCGACTCCTCGGTCATGGACCTGATCCAGGCGAAGCTGCCGAGCGCGGCCAGCGAGGACTGA
- a CDS encoding bifunctional SulP family inorganic anion transporter/carbonic anhydrase, whose product MPQTEKLPPQPPRTSHRTEIPPEPRTPTDPGSPVKKGRAARRDLSASVVVFLLAVPLSLGLALATGAPLQAGLVSAVVGGIVAGTLGGAPLQVSGAATGLLVVTADLVQRYGWRATCAVTVLAGLTQLALGALRVARAALAISPAIVHGMLAGIGVTIALGQLHVVLGGSPDSSALDNAAALPGQLAHPHAVALLIGAVTVAVLLGWGRLPGRAGRWARVLPAPLAAVLAATAVSAGTEVARVELPSWRMPELPVLPDDSLPALAAAVLTVTLVAGMESLLSAVAVDRLAADRPGAPTGRARLNRELAGQGVANTVSGLLGGLPISGGAIRGSANVRAGAVTRRATVLHGVWVLLCAGLLATALELIPLAALAALVMVVGVRMVSFAHIRHVQRHREFPVYAATLGGVVLFGVLQGVVTGIAVAVFLALRRLTHTRVTVTEEADGHRVRVSGQLTFLAVPRLSRALAQVPAHTDVVVELCGSFMDHAAYEALQSWSATHRAHGGRVTLGGRSGRPLAAQAGAHSCRPWTPWRNHHCTRPAPAPAAVPESSGSQLMGGVSAFQRHTAPLVREELSRLAREGQRPTQLFLTCADSRLVTSMITSSGPGDLFTVRNVGNLVPPPGSDASCDSVGAAIEYAVEVLRVGSITVCGHSGCGAMGALLGAAAPEDAEPTPLSRWLRHGRPSLARMQRIGRLGRGEVALSGRPVSDDQERLALVNVMQQLDHLRAHPCVARRAAEGTLALHGMYFHVGEAQAYVLDEAAGRFCAVRGEPAPVTV is encoded by the coding sequence ATGCCGCAGACCGAGAAGTTGCCGCCGCAGCCGCCGCGCACATCGCACCGCACCGAGATCCCTCCCGAGCCCCGTACGCCCACCGATCCCGGCTCCCCTGTGAAGAAGGGCCGGGCCGCCCGCCGGGACCTCTCCGCCTCGGTCGTCGTCTTCCTGCTCGCCGTCCCGCTCTCCCTGGGCCTCGCCCTGGCCACGGGCGCCCCGCTCCAGGCCGGTCTGGTCTCGGCGGTCGTCGGCGGCATCGTCGCCGGTACCCTCGGCGGCGCTCCGCTCCAGGTGAGCGGCGCGGCAACCGGCCTCCTGGTGGTCACCGCCGATCTGGTCCAGCGCTACGGCTGGCGCGCCACCTGCGCCGTCACGGTCCTGGCGGGCCTCACCCAACTCGCCCTCGGCGCCCTGCGCGTGGCCCGCGCAGCGCTGGCCATCAGCCCGGCGATCGTGCACGGCATGCTGGCCGGCATCGGGGTCACCATCGCCCTCGGCCAGCTCCATGTGGTGCTCGGCGGCAGTCCGGACAGCTCGGCGCTCGACAACGCCGCCGCGCTGCCCGGCCAGTTGGCGCACCCCCACGCCGTCGCGCTGCTGATCGGCGCCGTCACCGTCGCCGTACTCCTCGGCTGGGGGCGGCTGCCGGGCCGCGCCGGGCGCTGGGCGCGGGTGCTGCCCGCCCCGCTGGCCGCCGTGCTCGCCGCGACGGCCGTCAGCGCGGGGACGGAGGTGGCGCGGGTGGAGCTGCCGTCCTGGCGGATGCCCGAGCTGCCGGTGCTGCCGGACGACTCCCTTCCGGCCCTTGCCGCCGCGGTACTGACCGTCACCCTCGTCGCCGGCATGGAGTCGCTGCTGTCGGCGGTGGCCGTGGACCGGCTGGCGGCCGACCGTCCGGGCGCCCCCACGGGGCGTGCGCGGCTCAACCGTGAGCTGGCCGGCCAGGGCGTGGCCAATACGGTCTCCGGGCTGCTGGGCGGGCTGCCGATCTCCGGCGGCGCGATCCGCGGCTCGGCCAATGTGCGGGCCGGCGCGGTCACCCGCCGCGCCACCGTGCTGCACGGCGTCTGGGTGCTGCTGTGCGCGGGACTGCTGGCCACGGCTCTGGAGCTGATTCCGCTGGCCGCACTGGCCGCACTGGTGATGGTCGTCGGCGTACGGATGGTGAGCTTCGCGCACATCCGGCACGTCCAGCGGCACCGCGAATTCCCGGTGTACGCGGCCACGTTGGGCGGTGTGGTCCTGTTCGGTGTGCTCCAGGGTGTGGTGACGGGCATCGCGGTCGCGGTCTTCCTGGCGCTGCGCCGGCTGACGCACACCCGTGTCACGGTCACGGAGGAGGCGGACGGCCACCGGGTGCGGGTCAGCGGGCAGTTGACGTTCCTGGCGGTGCCGCGGCTGAGCCGGGCGCTGGCGCAGGTGCCGGCGCACACCGATGTCGTCGTCGAGCTGTGCGGTTCGTTCATGGATCACGCCGCCTACGAGGCGCTTCAGTCCTGGTCGGCCACCCACCGGGCGCACGGCGGCCGGGTGACGCTCGGCGGCCGCTCGGGCCGGCCGCTCGCCGCGCAGGCCGGTGCGCACTCCTGCCGGCCGTGGACGCCCTGGCGCAATCATCACTGCACCCGGCCCGCCCCGGCCCCGGCGGCGGTCCCGGAGAGCAGCGGCAGCCAACTCATGGGCGGGGTCTCGGCATTCCAGCGCCATACGGCTCCGCTGGTGCGCGAGGAGCTGTCCCGGCTGGCGCGCGAGGGTCAGCGGCCCACCCAGCTGTTTCTGACCTGTGCCGACTCCCGGCTGGTCACGAGCATGATCACGTCCAGCGGGCCGGGCGATCTGTTCACCGTGCGCAATGTCGGCAATCTGGTGCCGCCACCCGGCTCCGACGCCTCCTGCGACTCCGTGGGCGCGGCGATCGAGTACGCGGTGGAGGTGCTGCGGGTCGGCTCGATCACGGTCTGCGGGCATTCGGGGTGCGGCGCCATGGGGGCGCTGCTGGGCGCGGCCGCACCGGAGGACGCCGAGCCGACCCCGCTCTCCCGCTGGCTGCGGCACGGCCGGCCGAGCCTGGCCCGTATGCAGCGCATCGGACGGCTGGGCCGGGGCGAAGTCGCCCTCAGCGGGCGGCCGGTGAGTGATGACCAGGAACGGCTCGCGCTCGTCAACGTCATGCAACAGCTCGACCACCTCCGGGCCCACCCGTGTGTGGCCCGCCGGGCGGCCGAGGGCACACTGGCCCTGCACGGCATGTATTTCCATGTCGGCGAGGCCCAGGCATATGTGCTCGACGAGGCCGCCGGGCGGTTCTGCGCGGTGCGCGGCGAACCTGCGCCGGTCACGGTCTGA
- a CDS encoding ATP-binding protein translates to MKIAFVGKGGSGKTTLSSLFIRHLAASRVPVIAVDADINQHLGAALGLDEAEAAALPAMGAQLPLIKDYLRGSNPRIPSAESMIKTTPPGEGSRLLRVGEDNPVYDACVRPVELDGAAVRLMATGPFTESDLGVACYHSKVGAVELCLNHLVDGREEYVVVDMTAGSDSFASGMFTRFDMTFLVAEPTRKGIAVYRQYKEYARDFGVPLKVVGNKVQGPEDLAFLREETGDDLLVTVGHSDWVRAMEKGRPARFDQLEEANRRALETLHHTADAAYGRRDWERYTRQMVHFHLKNAESWGNAKTGVDLAAQVDPAFVLSEGAATPQPA, encoded by the coding sequence ATGAAGATCGCTTTCGTAGGCAAGGGCGGCAGCGGCAAAACCACCCTGTCCTCCCTGTTCATCCGGCATCTCGCCGCTTCCCGGGTCCCCGTGATCGCCGTGGATGCCGATATCAACCAGCACCTGGGCGCCGCGCTCGGCCTCGACGAGGCGGAGGCCGCCGCGCTTCCCGCGATGGGTGCCCAACTGCCACTGATCAAGGACTACCTGCGGGGCAGCAATCCCCGGATCCCGTCCGCCGAATCAATGATCAAGACCACCCCTCCCGGCGAGGGCTCGCGACTGCTGCGGGTCGGCGAGGACAACCCCGTCTACGACGCCTGCGTCCGGCCGGTGGAGCTCGACGGGGCCGCCGTGCGACTGATGGCAACCGGCCCGTTCACCGAGTCCGATCTCGGCGTGGCCTGTTACCACTCCAAGGTCGGCGCCGTGGAGCTGTGCCTGAACCACCTCGTGGACGGCCGGGAGGAGTATGTCGTCGTCGACATGACGGCCGGTTCCGACTCCTTCGCCTCCGGGATGTTCACCCGCTTCGACATGACCTTCCTGGTCGCCGAGCCGACCCGTAAGGGCATCGCCGTCTACCGCCAGTACAAGGAGTACGCACGGGACTTCGGCGTCCCCCTGAAGGTCGTGGGCAACAAGGTGCAGGGCCCGGAGGACCTGGCGTTCCTGCGCGAGGAGACCGGCGACGATCTGCTGGTCACCGTCGGCCACTCCGACTGGGTGCGGGCCATGGAGAAGGGCCGCCCGGCCCGCTTCGACCAGCTGGAGGAGGCCAACCGGCGCGCTCTGGAAACGCTGCACCACACCGCCGACGCCGCCTACGGGCGCCGCGACTGGGAGCGCTACACCCGGCAGATGGTGCACTTCCACCTGAAGAACGCGGAGAGCTGGGGCAATGCGAAGACCGGAGTCGACCTTGCCGCCCAGGTCGACCCCGCCTTCGTGCTCTCCGAGGGAGCAGCCACCCCACAGCCCGCCTGA
- a CDS encoding oxidoreductase yields the protein MAGISRGTPPDPPQASADPLVTLASLPGVADSVDSVRKGVDRVYGHRVMRRRSNEVTSEAALRGARGSAALSGADWALEEVRRRTDFGVEGEPRTVGAALRLTAEAGQLLSVWRQSPLRVLARLHLVAASSGGRSADEAGRVADETVGRPRLGAEPVDEPLIELPLPDADEVAGRLDGLARLLLAGSEAPALVTAAVVHGELLALRPFATCNGLVARAAERIVLIGSGLDPKSICPAEVGHAELGRAAYVAALEGYVSGTPEGVAAWIAHCGRAVELGVRESTAVCEALQRGAA from the coding sequence ATGGCTGGAATCTCCCGGGGGACGCCCCCCGACCCCCCGCAGGCGAGCGCCGACCCGCTCGTGACCCTGGCCTCGCTCCCGGGAGTCGCCGACTCCGTGGACTCCGTACGCAAGGGCGTCGACCGGGTCTACGGGCACCGGGTCATGCGACGCCGCAGCAACGAGGTGACGTCCGAGGCGGCGCTGCGCGGAGCGCGTGGTTCCGCGGCTCTTTCAGGGGCCGACTGGGCGCTCGAAGAGGTCCGGCGCCGCACCGACTTCGGCGTCGAGGGCGAGCCGCGCACGGTCGGCGCGGCCCTGCGGCTGACCGCGGAGGCCGGACAGCTGCTCAGCGTGTGGCGGCAGTCGCCGCTGCGGGTGCTGGCACGGCTTCATCTGGTGGCCGCGTCCAGCGGGGGGCGCAGTGCCGATGAGGCCGGCCGGGTGGCCGACGAGACGGTGGGGCGGCCCCGGCTGGGCGCCGAGCCGGTGGACGAACCGCTGATCGAGCTGCCGCTGCCGGATGCCGACGAGGTCGCCGGGCGGCTGGACGGGCTGGCGCGGCTGCTCCTCGCGGGCAGCGAGGCGCCGGCGCTGGTGACCGCGGCGGTGGTCCACGGTGAGCTGCTCGCCCTGCGGCCGTTCGCCACGTGCAACGGGCTGGTCGCGCGGGCCGCGGAGCGGATCGTGCTGATCGGCAGCGGACTGGACCCGAAATCCATCTGCCCCGCCGAGGTCGGGCACGCCGAACTGGGGCGCGCGGCGTACGTCGCGGCCCTGGAGGGCTATGTCTCGGGCACTCCGGAGGGCGTCGCCGCGTGGATCGCGCACTGTGGACGCGCGGTGGAACTCGGCGTACGGGAGAGCACCGCCGTCTGTGAGGCGCTCCAGCGCGGCGCGGCATAA
- a CDS encoding HAD family hydrolase, which produces MVGAYARPVENHSVPHSTPRTAAFFDLDKTVIAKSSTLTFSKSFYQGGLINRRAVLRTAYAQFVFLAGGADHDQMERMREYLSSLCRGWDVAQVREIVAETLHDLIDPIIYDEAASLIEEHHAAGRDVVIVSTSGAEVVEPIGELLGADRVVATRMVVGEDGRFTGEVEYYAYGPTKEEAVRELAASEGYDLERCYAYSDSATDVPMLSAVGHPFAVNPDRALRREAVARGWPVLSFNRPVPLKQRLPTLSMPSRPALAVMAAVGAAMATATLVWYASRRKTPKPRLGLIGRSGRVARNARV; this is translated from the coding sequence ATGGTGGGCGCCTATGCTCGCCCCGTGGAAAACCACTCCGTGCCTCACTCGACTCCCCGTACTGCCGCGTTCTTCGACTTGGACAAGACCGTCATTGCTAAGTCAAGCACGCTGACCTTCAGCAAGTCGTTCTACCAAGGCGGCCTGATCAATCGGCGGGCCGTACTGCGCACCGCGTACGCCCAGTTCGTGTTCCTGGCGGGCGGCGCCGACCACGATCAGATGGAGCGGATGCGGGAATATCTCTCCTCGCTGTGCCGCGGCTGGGACGTGGCCCAGGTGCGGGAGATCGTCGCCGAGACGCTGCACGATCTGATCGACCCCATCATTTATGACGAGGCGGCCTCGCTCATCGAGGAACATCACGCCGCGGGGCGGGACGTCGTGATCGTCTCCACCTCGGGCGCCGAGGTCGTCGAACCGATCGGTGAACTCCTGGGCGCGGACCGGGTGGTGGCCACCCGCATGGTCGTCGGCGAGGACGGCCGTTTCACCGGCGAGGTGGAGTACTACGCCTACGGCCCGACCAAGGAGGAGGCGGTGCGGGAGCTCGCCGCGTCCGAGGGCTACGACCTCGAGCGCTGCTACGCCTACAGCGATTCGGCCACCGATGTCCCGATGCTCTCGGCGGTCGGCCACCCCTTCGCCGTCAACCCGGACCGGGCGCTGCGCCGCGAGGCGGTCGCGCGGGGTTGGCCGGTTCTCTCCTTCAATCGGCCGGTCCCGCTCAAGCAGCGGCTGCCGACGCTGTCGATGCCCTCGCGACCGGCGCTCGCCGTGATGGCCGCGGTGGGCGCGGCCATGGCGACCGCGACGCTGGTCTGGTACGCGAGCCGGCGGAAAACTCCGAAGCCACGCCTCGGGCTTATTGGCCGGAGCGGCCGCGTCGCCCGTAATGCCCGCGTTTGA
- the ssd gene encoding septum site-determining protein Ssd yields the protein MTPSERPVHTGEERAGPLIITEDERLLDDLLRLCAAAGALPEVAHGLPARKGDWEAPPLVIVGADCAPRMRGAGRRAGVILTGQDADDPAVLRLAVALGAERVLALPDGERWLTDRIADAVEGVGPPALTVGVIGGCGGAGASTLAGALAVTAARTGRRTLLVDGDPLGGGLDVLLGGEKEKGLRWPAFAESRGRVACGALAESLPRLHSFRVLSWDRGSDAIIPPPAMRAVMAAARRRGGVVVVDLPRRVDAAVAEALAQVDMGLLLVPTELRAVAAAQRVAAGAQKVLGDLRVVARGAPGRHGHGLPPDEIARLMELPLAGEVPWEAGLLADLSRGVPPGAQVRGPLARFCTAFWDRLTESGVDGGGPASATGTGPGQSTEPGAGVREPAVGRGGGRG from the coding sequence ATGACGCCATCGGAACGGCCGGTCCATACCGGCGAGGAGCGGGCCGGGCCGCTGATCATCACCGAGGACGAAAGGCTCCTCGACGATCTTCTGCGGTTGTGTGCGGCAGCCGGGGCACTGCCCGAAGTGGCGCACGGCCTGCCGGCCCGCAAAGGGGACTGGGAAGCACCGCCTCTGGTGATCGTCGGCGCTGACTGCGCGCCCCGGATGCGCGGGGCCGGACGCCGGGCGGGCGTCATCCTCACCGGACAGGACGCGGACGATCCGGCCGTCCTGCGGCTGGCCGTCGCCCTTGGCGCCGAGCGGGTGCTGGCCCTCCCCGACGGCGAGCGCTGGCTTACGGACCGGATCGCCGATGCGGTCGAGGGCGTCGGGCCGCCGGCCTTGACGGTCGGCGTCATCGGCGGCTGCGGCGGCGCCGGAGCGAGCACCCTGGCCGGCGCACTGGCCGTCACCGCGGCCCGTACGGGACGGCGCACGCTGCTCGTCGACGGCGACCCGCTGGGCGGTGGGCTGGACGTCCTGCTGGGCGGCGAGAAGGAAAAGGGCCTGCGCTGGCCCGCGTTCGCCGAATCACGGGGCCGGGTCGCCTGCGGTGCCCTGGCCGAGTCGCTGCCGCGGCTCCACTCGTTCCGGGTCCTCAGCTGGGATCGGGGCTCCGATGCCATCATCCCGCCCCCGGCCATGCGCGCGGTCATGGCCGCGGCGCGGCGGCGCGGCGGTGTCGTGGTGGTGGACCTGCCGCGCAGGGTCGACGCAGCGGTGGCGGAGGCCCTGGCCCAGGTGGACATGGGCCTGTTGCTCGTCCCTACGGAGCTGCGCGCGGTCGCGGCGGCGCAGCGGGTGGCCGCCGGGGCGCAGAAAGTGCTCGGTGATCTGCGCGTCGTGGCGCGGGGGGCTCCCGGACGCCATGGACACGGCCTGCCGCCGGACGAGATCGCCCGCCTCATGGAGCTGCCCTTGGCCGGTGAAGTGCCGTGGGAGGCCGGTCTGTTGGCCGATCTTTCGCGAGGGGTGCCACCGGGGGCGCAGGTGCGCGGGCCGTTGGCGCGGTTCTGCACGGCGTTCTGGGATCGGTTGACGGAGAGCGGGGTCGATGGTGGCGGTCCGGCGTCTGCCACGGGGACGGGGCCGGGGCAGAGCACGGAGCCCGGGGCCGGTGTGAGGGAGCCTGCGGTCGGCCGGGGCGGAGGCCGGGGATGA